tgggtgaagcatttacagcgttgtggttcgaacaaaagtcgccagcgaagcacttgttccggaagtgttcgaacatcatcagttgtaagtcgtgtgtaaacagcttttcattcataaacagggggtttggtgggtacaTGGAATGGATTTTGGTCTTTGCTTATGAGAACGGGCTGCAGTGTGTGCATGATGACTTTACAGAGTTGCAATTCGAACAGAGGAcagcagcgaagcactgttcgagaaatgtttgaACGTCATTAATTGTGATTCGTGTGTTGGGGTTTGACGGGTGGATAAATGAGCATTTTGACATTGTTTACGataacgggctgtgtttatgatgaCAAGCTGATAAGATAATTCGTTCTCAATCTTCCTCTGAGGCGGAGTCGAATTCCTGAAAATCACTTGCGTTTTGCTCCTCAAATTCGTCTGAATCATCTGACTCGACTGACTCTACTGATTCCAGAGAGTCTATTGATCCCTCATAGGTGACTCTGGGCTTGTATCCAGAGCTCCCGCTGACGGTGAAGACCACCTGTTGCAGGCGTCCGTCGGGGAGCACAACGAAGTACCTTCCTTGTGTGTCGTCCCCGTCTCGGCTCTCCTCGTGTCCGTACTCGTTGCTTGATGGGTCGTGATCGACGCGCCATTCGAAGCTGTACTTGGCTTCTGAAGCCTCTCCAGCCCCTTGTGTGGACACCTGCAATGGGAAAAAACTTAAATCAAATGTTGTTAGCAATTGAATTCTCATACCCAAGGAAATCATAATATCGAGATATTGCTATCGTAATATATCGCACGTTCTGGATAACCCCCGACGCGCGCCTTAACCTGTGGACCACAATATGATAAAGGTTATACAACCCAGGGTTGACCCGGATCCACTAGGAGTCGGGAGGCACCAAGCTGGTAGCCAGTTCAAGTTTTACATATAACCTGCATGTACTCTGGTGTAGGTAGTGGAGTTACGTTCGCCAAGCGATCCTTTCATACAAATTTCTCACATAAATTCTCATGAGAATTTcttacagtcgacttgagaatggtccaggacggaccgaaacgtaaaacgtcccttcattttctagtgtgtggattggtcaacatacttcagccacgttaatgtgattcatcgcctgcataaattcTCAGTTATACTAAAATGCAATTCAAGTATAAAGACGACTTTGACAGCAGGTGCTTTGAATATTGGTTAATTTAGCTTACAGGTGAGTAATAATTTTTCGGTTATACTGACTTGCTTcggatataatataatgttctttATATGCATACAAGTGATAGAAGTTATCGTACAGAGGAATGAAGTATTtgctatattttatataattgtttCTGATAATGGTAAATATTCTTATGGGTAATTGAACTGATAGGCAAGTTATATCGTTACCTAAGTGAGGAGAAGGGGATAGGGGAATGTTTGTTTACATCTTGCCTGTGTGTAGAAGGGGGACGATAGGTTAATCCCTTGTTTGTATAATTGGGTGAAGAAGATGAGCTCCTTGCCTGAATATTAGGTATAATAGTGGAGCACATGTCTATGGCGGGTGTTAGAGCCACACACATGTGCTCcactattatatataattatttatgtataatgtacttaattatatatattccattatatatattataactgtGTGTAACTGGGGAATATTTGAGTACCAAACCCATTAGTGTCAGGGTAATAGGGGAGTACCTTGCCTAGGAGTCACCTTgtctacttacgaaacctgtacatctttcctcaatcacagCGGCTTTGTTtagatttattaaacagtttacgagcctgAAAACTTCACCACgcaaggttattattattataaacaatcttTTTTTGTTTATAGCTAGGGGGTCATAGGCTACCTGTGCTAATAAAGAAAGTTAATTAGCTGCTTACCTGGGTAAATGGAGGATTGTAGCTGAAGGAGGTGTCTGCGGCGACTCTGGTCGCCACACACAGCACTAGAACGGCTTCCTGAAGGTGTTTATCATTTATCTTATTATATATTCTATTAAATATATGCACTTTGTTGCATTAAACTGTTATGTCACGTGAATCGGATGTGCATCTATATGGTGCTGAGCTTATAAGGCctctcaacctctggagggttattaagtccaccaCCATACCTTATGCAACAACCAGTAAGTATTCTTTAATCCTGAACATAGtacaggactaaagtaaactttcAGTGTGAATATATACTCCAAGTATACTCCACGTTGTATATATATCCTTGTATATCCAGGGTATATTAATATCCagggtatacatatatatatatatatatatatatatatatatatatatatatatatatatatatatatatatatatatatatataccctgaaGCATATTTTGCAAGATGAGAACTAATGAGGTAGATATATACTCTCGATTAGAGAGTGGAACAACCACTTAATAGCCTATTTACTGCTTAATTATCATACCATCCTACCCAGGCGACTGCCCTTTCAAAGCCCACCTTGAACTCTTATAGTCCTCCCCCCAAAACATATACCTGACCTTTTTTCCAAATTAGCTTACCTGTGGACACGTTGCTTGCAGCTTGCATCAATGCTAAGCTTAATGATTAGATTTATCAACCGATCAATCGAGCTGGGGATATATTGGTGGGTTTCTATATTGATCGAATGACCGAGTTTCATGATTAATTGATGGATTGTTTGAATTAATTAATGGCATATTCAAAATCTGTAAATTCAAGCTTTTTTGAATGTAATTAAAATAGgactgagttaggttaggttaggttagagtggGATTGATTAGGTGAAGTGCACAACACAATCAGGTAAGCACACACTTAGTATACATTATTAGTACACACTACTCGACATTACTAGTACACACTGCTCGACATTACTAGTACACACTACTCGACATTACTAGTACACACTGCTCAACATTACTAGTACACACTACTCGACATTACTAGTACACACTGCTCGACATTACTAGTACACACTGCTCAACATTACTAGTACACACTGCTCGACATTATTAGTACACACTGCTCGACATTATTAATACACACTGCTCGACATTATTAGTACACACTGCTCGACAATATTAGTACACACTGCTTGGTATTATTAGTACACACTGCTCGACATTATTAGTACACACTGCTCGACATTATTAGTACACACTGCTCGACATTATTAGTACACACTGCTCGACATTATTAGTACACACTGCTCGACATTATTAGTACACACTGCTCGACATTACTAGTACACACTGCTCGACATTATTAGTACACACTGCTCGACAATATTAGTACACACTGCTTGGTATTATTAGTACACACTGCTCGACATTATTAGTACACACTGCTCGACATTATTAGTACACACTGCTCGACATTATTAGTACACACTGCTCGACATTATTAGTACACACTGCTCGACATTATTAGTACACACTGCTCGACATTATTAGTACACACTGCTCGACATTATTAGTACACACTGCTCGACATTATTAGTACACACTGCTCGACATTATTAGTACACACTGCTCGACATTATTAGTACACACTGCTCGACATTACTAGTACACACTGCTCGACAATACTAGTACACACTGCTCGACATTATTAGTACACACTGCTCGACATTATTAGTACACACTGCTCAACATTATTAGTACACACTGCTCGACATTACTAGTACACACTGCTCGACATTACTAGTACACACTGCTCGACATTACTAGTACACACTGCTCAACATTACTAGTACACACTGCTCGACATTACTAGTACACACTGCTCGACATTACTAGTACACACTGCTCGACATTACTAGTACACACTGCTCGACATTACTAGTACACACTGCTCGACAATACTAGTACACACTGCTCGACATACCTTCCAGTTCATGTTGTTGAGGTCCCGCTGCTAAGTGAGTGTCGAGCTACAGGTCCCAAGAGTTATATACTCCAGGACGAACTCTTTCCAAGAACTTGAGGTCGTCTAGCACGAGTTTTTACCCGAGGATGTGGGCCACTCCTGGTCTTGTCATCTGTTGGTCTCGTTCTGAAGCACTGACTTTCAACCTGAGGATAAAATCAAGGCGTTTATGCCTGTCTTGCAAGCTCATTTGCATATTCGTCCAAAGTAGGATTAACTGACCTGTGATTAGAGATATCATGAATGACTGGTTATTCATTATACTAATGGGTAGTGGATTTACACTTTTTTAAAGCGAGACTTGTGGCTTTCTGGCAAACTCCTTTGCATATCTGTGCAAAGTGGAAATAATTGGCTTATGATTGATGGAggattgactaaatatgtaggaaTATAAAGTTTTCATTTGTATAGATTTTTATAATGTTTGactaaatttaaataaaaaattttaAGACAACTGCTAAAATTGTTCCTTTGTTGCTATTTTAATCGAAATTCGTTATAAAATTcgttattaaataaaataatattattaaataaaattaataaatactaCTATTATTAAATAGTAGTTTTATTTGAGTCTTAAAACCGTTTAGTGTATATAGtataccttgtcctcatataccaggaggtgggatatgaggacaaggagttgggatatgaggactgtaccgtgatatactgtatatgtatacagGAGTGTATACTGTTCAGTATACAAAATACATAAGTGTCTTATACAAGTGAACCATATATGCACTTAACCTTTTGCCTTCAAAAAGTTGGTAATAAGTTTCTGATATACTGAAGTGTGCTCCAAATAGAGACAAATTTTACTAAACACGTTAATCTAGCCATGACATTAACGACATGAAGGTTAGAGTTGATCAGTCTATCAGGCCTCCCAAGCTActctctcgcttttttagaaaaAGATCTAAAAATGATGAGGATAAAAATGGACTTGTATATTTTGATGAAACAAACTTAAAGGATAGTTATAGGATAAAGGATATTTAAAGAATATTTATAGGATATGTAATGAATATATAAAGAATATTATAGGATATTTAAGGGATATTTAAAGGATAAAAAATGGTAATTCAGGAGAAACTTGGTGCTCATTGGTGTTCTACCGGCTGTCAGAAGACCCTCGGCTCTAAagagttttctacaggctgtctggtAAAGCTTGATGATAGGGgggtttctacaggctgtctggtAAAGCTTGATGATAGGGGGGTTCTACAGGCTGTCAGGTAAAGCCAGGTATTAAGCAGCGTCTATTCAGGCTGCCAAGTGAAGCCTGTTTCCAGGAGGCACTACAGACTGTCAGGAACTTGATATCTCAACACCTGAAGGTTAACAGTAGCAGAAGTAACCTTGACACTGTGGACGGTGGTAATAATCTTGATGGAACTTGCTCCTACAAGTTCAGACACCTCCCGCTGAATGCAAGGCAAGGACTGCCTTTGTGTAAAATAAATCCTGAAAAAGGTCCGTATTTACGTTTAATTTGTTTAATCCTCGTTGTCGGGGACAAGAAGCCTATACTTAGGCTTATCtaggtcccccctcccccatgttcAACTAGTGACCTTTCCCCAGGATGctgcccacaacagttgcctaactcacaTGTGCCTATTAACTCCTAGGTAAACAAAGGCATATCAGGTTTTAAGAAAACTTTGCTCAATATTGAAAATGGTTTGTTTTGGAGATGGTCTGCTCGTCTCTCTTTCCCTAGGGAGGTTGAGCGCCTCAGAAACACGTGGATCAGTGCACCTCCGGATGGAGTACCACGGGAAGGGTTCAcacagtagtgatgtggtggaggctgactccatacacagttttcaaatgtagatatgacagagctcagtaggctcaggaagtctgtacatcagttgattgacggttaagcggcgggaccaaagagccagagctcgacccccgcaaacacaactaagtgagtaactaggtgagtacaaggtggtgtgagggggtggaggtCGGTACAGGTCCCCACTCGCCCTCTCCTCAGCATTTACCATCTTTAATATAGTCGCTCCATGCTGTAAATTTTTACAGCATGGAGCGAGCCCTGATGTAAAAGATAAGCTGACCCAGCTGGTGACCTTCACGGTGCTTGACTGGATCCTGCTTCAGAACTTACTGACCTACCTTGAGAGCACAAACGGCCGAGTCCTTCAAAGATTCATCCTGTAGGATCTATAGTCTCAATTAGTCGACTTGATCACTAGTCGTGTACCTATAGAAGTTAAGAAGTTCTCTGTACCTAGAGAGGTTAATCTAGTACATGAGATCTTGTAGGATGAAACTTTAACCATCCTTTATCACCCTTACGCGCTCGCGTGAGGGTGAGGCTTTGCAGCTGCGGATATAGCCGATGTGTATATAATCTGAGACACTGTTGCGGGTACAATCTGATTTTGCCTGCCTGCGAAAAGAgggcaggcaggctggaaggcAGGCtgacaggctggcaggcaagccggcaggcaagctggcaggcaagcCGGCAGGCTGAGAGGAAGGCTCGCAGCCAGACTCGCACTTAGGCAGGCCTTACCCTTACAGATATCTGAAATTATTACTCGTGGCTAGATAGACTACTCGTAGGTAGACAGACTATAACTCGTTACTAGACAGACTACTAGCTAGTAGACTACTGACTAGTAGACAGAGTACTGGCTAGTAGACAGACTACTCGTGTACCAGATAAACTTCTCGTTGCTAGGGTACACTACTAATGATCCAGTAGAGTAATTGTGACTAGATAGACTTTTTATGACTTATAAGATGACGCCTTGCTAAGTAAACTAGTTGTAATAAAGTAATGCTAATTATATTACCAAAAGTGAATTTACCTTTATTAAGAGAGCAACAATAgagaaacttactacaatgccGTAGTGCTTCACAGTAACAATATCAcaaaaaaatattacaaaaacGTGATCATGTTTAAATATTTACTTTAATAGAAAATAGGACGCCAGACGGGGCTAGTGCACTCATAGAAAACGGAGAAGTGACCCCCTCTCCcttcagcccgtcctcttaaagtttcccaacgtcaagaaactgtcgtattaaagtgctcttatcctaatctaccagaggacccaaaagagataacgggacagtatgtcaatttcgcgagccgtttTCATTTTCcaatacgacgatttttggccttaggtaacgtATACGTCAAAATCTGACGTTCTTTTGCTTGTTTACTCAAAAGGTCAAGTGATCATTGTTGACAGATTTTCCTCAGAACTgacactctccttcaactggaaTATGTAATGTTATATGTACGAGTATATGTTCTTAGTGAAGAGAGCATCGGTGTAATTCTCCTCAGTCCTGCCATTGCATAGAGAGGAGAGATTTCGAACATTGGAAgtaagcgaagcactgttcgataaTGTTTCGTTTAGTTAGTTGTTAACTAGTCAACAGTTAGTTGTGAGTCAAGTGCGTTTTCAATCATAAACAAGAGGTAGTTGCTGTAATAGATGTTAAACCCCCTGTGTGTGAATGAAAACACCTTGCAACTTATTTTTGGTTGACGTCAATCTTGATTGTCAAGATTGACAATCTTGACAATCGGGAATCATGGGGCAGaacagaagtggttgggcacgctTCCTCTCATGTAATTCCTATATTCACCTCGCTGTTGATAGATAGCCGGGAGCTAAGCAACTGAtgtggggttgcattctgggaaaggtcagtaggTCGACCTACGCGGGTTCCTCGATATAACcccaaggtatatatatatatatatatatatatatatatatatatatatatatatatatatatatatatatatatatatatatatatatatatatatatatatacagacttcCTGCCATCGACAAAAACGAattataaaaagttataattttcTGAACACTACTTTGCTCAGTTCATGTGTTCGAATCCCATTCCTCTAAATACCTCATCCAAGTTCTGTAAATATATAATGAGAATTCAGAATGATAGGATCTTAGACAAATCTATTCTAGACCTATCTAACACACAAAATTGTAATATACATCAAAATCAATCTATTTTCGAAAAAGTATCAGTTTTGGTTACATATTGTGTTAAAGTTGACGAAAGCATCATTGAGCTTGGCCGAGTTCAGCCAGAAAATGGGTTGGGATTGGCAGTACATCAGACGAGCATTATCAGAGTCTGGGTTGGAATAGGCAGCAACTTAGATGAGTTGTTTCATAAAATTAATAGGCAAAAAATTTGGTTTTGTATAGTCACGTGTATACAAAACAGTGTCATATATGAGAggcaggcatgtgtgtgtgtcacgtgtGTAGAAGTCATAAATGAGCGGGGCCTGAGAATGCCGTATGTGGATAAGAGCCAAGAATGACAGGCTTGtgtatactacttgtgtaaaagaGAGATATATAGGAGGCTTGTTTACGCCACATGTGTAAAAGCCATATGTACTATCTTCGTAAAACGTGACGAATATGTTTTTAAACCAAGAACTTCTACTGGATTGAGATGTATCTAAACAAGTATTtacaaaatatatttaatttatttttccaTTGAACTTCACAGAAATACAGTtgtcaaaaaaaatatatatataaatactcaaTATTGATAATTGCCTAGAATGACACCAGAAACCATTCAAGAGTATCGACTATATTTTTGATCATTGGAGGTACTCCTGAAGGGTTCTGGAGGTCCTCTAGCTGGCCTGCAGAGGGCGTCCACAGAGGTCCTCTAGCCGTACACTGGCCTGCGGGGGGCGTACTCGAAGGACTCAAAGGAGCGAGATTCTTGTGACTCCGGGTAGCGAGCCTCGCCCTCGTAGGAGACTTCGGCCACGTAGCCTGAGTCGCCGTCCACGAAGAAAGTCACCTTCTGCAGACGACCGTCCGGAAGCTGAACGTAGTATGAACCCTTAGTGTCGTCACCGTCGCGGGCCTCCTGGTGACCGAAGTCGTTGCTTGACGGGTCGTGATCAACAGCCCATTTGAAGCTGTATTTAGCTTCCGTAGACTCAAATGATTCTTCCGAGGATTCCTGAAATTCACAATTCAGTAAATACAAAGAAGTAAAGGTCCTGTATAGCCTAAATTGAGCACTATTTTAAGTAATTAAAGACTAAAATATACAAAAGTAGTATTTTAAGGTATATTTTTCATCCATTTAAATAATCTAGCCAATCCAATAGAGAAATCATTCCCGTTGTCAGAGGCAGGAAACCTGTATTCAAGCTTATCAAGGCACTTAGTAGATGCCTCTATACTGGCATACATATGTGTTCATTTACAGGCCCTCAAATATAGACTTAAGAAGAATTAAGGGAACTACAAAAaagtctattggcccatatgagacagcttctatttatattcacccaaactcattcaaatATGGGTAATCTACGCTTGAAATAATTCATCGATCACACTACTGTTAATTTACCCGGAAATTTGTTTTACAAATCTACACttttgtttccaaaccagtagttacccaggtctttccggaATCTAAACTCGTCCAATTTATAAGACATAAACTGTCTTGAGAGACTTGCGAGCATCATTATATTATAAGTAATTATCATTGCAAATTTCTAAGCTAGTGCAAATCATTA
This is a stretch of genomic DNA from Procambarus clarkii isolate CNS0578487 chromosome 45, FALCON_Pclarkii_2.0, whole genome shotgun sequence. It encodes these proteins:
- the LOC123769897 gene encoding pro-resilin; its protein translation is MNWKEAVLVLCVATRVAADTSFSYNPPFTQVSTQGAGEASEAKYSFEWRVDHDPSSNEYGHEESRDGDDTQGRYFVVLPDGRLQQVVFTVSGSSGYKPRVTYEGSIDSLESVESVESDDSDEFEEQNASDFQEFDSASEED
- the LOC123769896 gene encoding pro-resilin-like translates to MKGSELCRSSTMRYIRQSGGWIHITHSLTLNMNTKIVLVGLLCLAALASADRRPSFSYGAPQESSEESFESTEAKYSFKWAVDHDPSSNDFGHQEARDGDDTKGSYYVQLPDGRLQKVTFFVDGDSGYVAEVSYEGEARYPESQESRSFESFEYAPRRPVYG